Proteins encoded together in one Juglans regia cultivar Chandler chromosome 9, Walnut 2.0, whole genome shotgun sequence window:
- the LOC108981858 gene encoding uncharacterized protein LOC108981858 isoform X3 yields the protein MAATNTAPPPVDSAATVAASAAVSSEELTAKAVHKRYEGLVMVRTKAIKGKGAWYWAHLEPMLVHNSDTGLPKAVKLRCSLCDAVFSASNPSRTASEHLKRGTCPNFNSVAKSISSLSPSSVSMASPAPSLQPNNRKRSSSSASAGGGGGSGCSYHVPPLAIVDPSRFELAFSQAMSVTTVLTPSSGNLLPQQPHLMLSGGKEDLGALAMLEDSVKKLKSPKTSPGPTLSKTQIDCTLDFLADWVFESCGSVSFSSLEHPKFRAFLNQVGLPAVSRRDFTGARLDTKYEEAKAESEARIRDAMFFQIASDGWKSKNYGVPVEESLVNLTVNLPNGTSLYRKAAFVSGSVPSKYAEEVLWETITGICGNAVQQCVGIVADKFKAKALRNLETQYHWMVNLSCQFQAFNSLIKDFSRELPLFKTVTGNCFKLANFFNYRSQIRNSFHKYQLQEHGHAGLLRVPLRESESTVNIGSVYTMVEDILNSARTLPLVLLDESYKMVAMEDPIAREAGEMIQDVGFWNELEAVHSLIKLIKDMAQDIEAERPLVGQCLPLWDDLRAKVRDWCSKFHIAEGPVEKVIERRFKKNYHPAWAAAYILDPLYLIKDTSGKYLPPFKRLNSEQEKDVDKLITRLVSREEAHIVLMELMKWRTEGLDPVYARAVQMKARDPVTGKMKIANPQSSRLVWETHLTEFKSLWKVAVRLIFLHATSCGFKCNWSFLRWVCAHGHSRAGMDRAQKLIFIAAHSKLERRDFSSDEDKDAEQFTLSNGEDDVLNEVLVDTSSV from the coding sequence ATGGCGGCTACGAACACTGCACCACCGCCAGTGGACTCAGCCGCGACCGTCGCCGCCTCCGCCGCAGTGTCAAGCGAAGAGCTGACTGCTAAGGCCGTTCACAAGAGGTACGAAGGGTTGGTGATGGTTCGTACCAAGGCCATTAAGGGGAAAGGGGCGTGGTACTGGGCGCACCTAGAGCCCATGCTGGTTCATAACAGCGATACGGGCCTGCCCAAAGCAGTCAAGCTTAGGTGCTCTCTCTGCGACGCAGTTTTTTCGGCCTCGAACCCGTCCCGCACCGCCTCGGAGCACCTCAAGCGCGGTACTTGCCCCAATTTCAACTCCGTCGCCAAATCCATTTCCTCTCTGTCACCCTCCTCTGTTTCAATGGCTTCGCCGGCTCCGTCTCTGCAACCCAACAATCGTAAGCGTAGCTCGTCTTCTGCTTcagctggtggtggtggtggctcGGGTTGTTCGTACCATGTACCACCGCTGGCAATAGTGGATCCGTCGCGGTTCGAGCTGGCGTTCTCGCAGGCGATGTCGGTGACGACAGTGTTGACGCCGAGCTCGGGGAATTTGCTGCCACAGCAGCCGCATTTGATGCTCTCCGGTGGGAAAGAGGATTTGGGAGCTCTTGCTATGTTGGAGGATAGTGTCAAGAAGCTCAAAAGTCCGAAAACGTCACCTGGACCGACACTCAGTAAGACCCAGATTGATTGCACGCTTGATTTCCTCGCTGATTGGGTCTTCGAGTCTTGCGGGTCGGTCTCTTTCTCGAGCTTGGAACACCCCAAGTTCCGAGCTTTCCTGAATCAAGTTGGGTTGCCGGCGGTGTCTCGGAGAGATTTCACCGGTGCTAGATTGGATACTAAGTATGAGGAAGCCAAGGCTGAGTCTGAAGCGAGGATTAGAGACGCTATGTTTTTTCAGATTGCCTCCGATGGGTGGAAATCCAAGAATTATGGGGTTCCGGTGGAAGAGAGTTTGGTTAACTTGACTGTGAATCTTCCAAATGGAACTAGTTTGTATCGGAAAGCAGCGTTTGTTAGTGGTTCTGTGCCTTCTAAGTACGCAGAGGAGGTTTTGTGGGAGACAATCACGGGCATTTGTGGGAATGCCGTGCAGCAGTGTGTAGGTATAGTTGCAGACAAGTTTAAGGCCAAGGCATTGAGGAATTTGGAGACTCAGTATCATTGGATGGTTAATCTTTCTTGTCAGTTCCAGGCGTTCAATAGTTTGATTAAGGACTTCAGCAGGGAGCTTCCATTGTTCAAGACTGTCACTGGGAATTGTTTCAAGCTAgccaattttttcaattacagGTCTCAGATTCGGAATAGCTTCCATAAATATCAGTTGCAGGAGCATGGACATGCCGGGTTGCTAAGAGTACCGTTGCGCGAGAGTGAGAGTACTGTAAACATTGGATCTGTATATACAATGGTGGAGGATATACTGAATTCTGCTCGAACGCTACCGTTGGTTTTGCTGGATGAATCGTACAAGATGGTAGCAATGGAGGACCCAATTGCGAGAGAAGCCGGGGAGATGATTCAGGATGTGGGGTTCTGGAATGAATTGGAGGCAGTGCACTCGTTGATTAAATTAATCAAGGACATGGCTCAAGATATTGAGGCGGAAAGGCCATTAGTGGGGCAATGCCTCCCACTTTGGGACGACCTTAGAGCAAAAGTGAGGGATTGGTGCTCCAAGTTCCACATCGCTGAAGGACCAGTAGAGAAGGTGATTGAAAGGCGGTTCAAGAAAAACTATCACCCAGCTTGGGCTGCTGCTTATATACTTGATCCTCTTTATCTGATCAAGGACACTAGTGGAAAGTACCTTCCACCATTCAAACGCTTGAATTCTGAGCAGGAAAAGGATGTGGATAAGCTCATAACCCGGCTTGTTTCGAGAGAAGAAGCTCATATTGTGCTTATGGAACTTATGAAATGGAGAACGGAGGGGCTTGATCCAGTCTATGCACGAGCTGTACAGATGAAGGCGAGGGACCCCGTTACTGGAAAGATGAAAATTGCCAACCCCCAGAGCAGTAGGCTTGTGTGGGAAACGCACCTTACTGAATTTAAGTCGCTATGGAAAGTCGCAGTTAGACTTATCTTTCTTCACGCAACTTCTTGTGGTTTCAAATGCAATTGGTCTTTCTTGAGATGGGTGTGTGCCCATGGGCACTCAAGGGCGGGTATGGACAGGGCTCAGAAATTGATATTCATTGCAGCTCATTCAAAACTTGAGAGACGGGATTTTTCAAGTGACGAGGATAAGGATGCCGAGCAGTTCACCTTGTCAAACGGTGAGGATGATGTGCTAAATGAGGTTCTTGTCGATACATCCTCGgtgtag
- the LOC108981858 gene encoding uncharacterized protein LOC108981858 isoform X4, with the protein MAATNTAPPPVDSAATVAASAAVSSEELTAKAVHKRYEGLVMVRTKAIKGKGAWYWAHLEPMLVHNSDTGLPKAVKLRCSLCDAVFSASNPSRTASEHLKRGTCPNFNSVAKSISSLSPSSVSMASPAPSLQPNNRKRSSSSASAGGGGGSGCSYHVPPLAIVDPSRFELAFSQAMSVTTVLTPSSGNLLPQQPHLMLSGGKEDLGALAMLEDSVKKLKSPKTSPGPTLSKTQIDCTLDFLADWVFESCGSVSFSSLEHPKFRAFLNQVGLPAVSRRDFTGARLDTKYEEAKAESEARIRDAMFFQIASDGWKSKNYGVPVEESLVNLTVNLPNGTSLYRKAAFVSGSVPSKYAEEVLWETITGICGNAVQQCVGIVADKFKAKALRNLETQYHWMVNLSCQFQAFNSLIKDFSRELPLFKTVTGNCFKLANFFNYRSQIRNSFHKYQLQEHGHAGLLRVPLRESESTVNIGSVYTMVEDILNSARTLPLVLLDESYKMVAMEDPIAREAGEMIQDVGFWNELEAVHSLIKLIKDMAQDIEAERPLVGQCLPLWDDLRAKVRDWCSKFHIAEGPVEKVIERRFKKNYHPAWAAAYILDPLYLIKDTSGKYLPPFKRLNSEQEKDVDKLITRLVSREEAHIVLMELMKWRTEGLDPVYARAVQMKARDPVTGKMKIANPQSSRLVWETHLTEFKSLWKVAVRLIFLHATSCGFKCNWSFLRWVCAHGHSRAGMDRAQKLIFIAAHSKLERRDFSSDEDKDAEQFTLSNGTISSGH; encoded by the exons ATGGCGGCTACGAACACTGCACCACCGCCAGTGGACTCAGCCGCGACCGTCGCCGCCTCCGCCGCAGTGTCAAGCGAAGAGCTGACTGCTAAGGCCGTTCACAAGAGGTACGAAGGGTTGGTGATGGTTCGTACCAAGGCCATTAAGGGGAAAGGGGCGTGGTACTGGGCGCACCTAGAGCCCATGCTGGTTCATAACAGCGATACGGGCCTGCCCAAAGCAGTCAAGCTTAGGTGCTCTCTCTGCGACGCAGTTTTTTCGGCCTCGAACCCGTCCCGCACCGCCTCGGAGCACCTCAAGCGCGGTACTTGCCCCAATTTCAACTCCGTCGCCAAATCCATTTCCTCTCTGTCACCCTCCTCTGTTTCAATGGCTTCGCCGGCTCCGTCTCTGCAACCCAACAATCGTAAGCGTAGCTCGTCTTCTGCTTcagctggtggtggtggtggctcGGGTTGTTCGTACCATGTACCACCGCTGGCAATAGTGGATCCGTCGCGGTTCGAGCTGGCGTTCTCGCAGGCGATGTCGGTGACGACAGTGTTGACGCCGAGCTCGGGGAATTTGCTGCCACAGCAGCCGCATTTGATGCTCTCCGGTGGGAAAGAGGATTTGGGAGCTCTTGCTATGTTGGAGGATAGTGTCAAGAAGCTCAAAAGTCCGAAAACGTCACCTGGACCGACACTCAGTAAGACCCAGATTGATTGCACGCTTGATTTCCTCGCTGATTGGGTCTTCGAGTCTTGCGGGTCGGTCTCTTTCTCGAGCTTGGAACACCCCAAGTTCCGAGCTTTCCTGAATCAAGTTGGGTTGCCGGCGGTGTCTCGGAGAGATTTCACCGGTGCTAGATTGGATACTAAGTATGAGGAAGCCAAGGCTGAGTCTGAAGCGAGGATTAGAGACGCTATGTTTTTTCAGATTGCCTCCGATGGGTGGAAATCCAAGAATTATGGGGTTCCGGTGGAAGAGAGTTTGGTTAACTTGACTGTGAATCTTCCAAATGGAACTAGTTTGTATCGGAAAGCAGCGTTTGTTAGTGGTTCTGTGCCTTCTAAGTACGCAGAGGAGGTTTTGTGGGAGACAATCACGGGCATTTGTGGGAATGCCGTGCAGCAGTGTGTAGGTATAGTTGCAGACAAGTTTAAGGCCAAGGCATTGAGGAATTTGGAGACTCAGTATCATTGGATGGTTAATCTTTCTTGTCAGTTCCAGGCGTTCAATAGTTTGATTAAGGACTTCAGCAGGGAGCTTCCATTGTTCAAGACTGTCACTGGGAATTGTTTCAAGCTAgccaattttttcaattacagGTCTCAGATTCGGAATAGCTTCCATAAATATCAGTTGCAGGAGCATGGACATGCCGGGTTGCTAAGAGTACCGTTGCGCGAGAGTGAGAGTACTGTAAACATTGGATCTGTATATACAATGGTGGAGGATATACTGAATTCTGCTCGAACGCTACCGTTGGTTTTGCTGGATGAATCGTACAAGATGGTAGCAATGGAGGACCCAATTGCGAGAGAAGCCGGGGAGATGATTCAGGATGTGGGGTTCTGGAATGAATTGGAGGCAGTGCACTCGTTGATTAAATTAATCAAGGACATGGCTCAAGATATTGAGGCGGAAAGGCCATTAGTGGGGCAATGCCTCCCACTTTGGGACGACCTTAGAGCAAAAGTGAGGGATTGGTGCTCCAAGTTCCACATCGCTGAAGGACCAGTAGAGAAGGTGATTGAAAGGCGGTTCAAGAAAAACTATCACCCAGCTTGGGCTGCTGCTTATATACTTGATCCTCTTTATCTGATCAAGGACACTAGTGGAAAGTACCTTCCACCATTCAAACGCTTGAATTCTGAGCAGGAAAAGGATGTGGATAAGCTCATAACCCGGCTTGTTTCGAGAGAAGAAGCTCATATTGTGCTTATGGAACTTATGAAATGGAGAACGGAGGGGCTTGATCCAGTCTATGCACGAGCTGTACAGATGAAGGCGAGGGACCCCGTTACTGGAAAGATGAAAATTGCCAACCCCCAGAGCAGTAGGCTTGTGTGGGAAACGCACCTTACTGAATTTAAGTCGCTATGGAAAGTCGCAGTTAGACTTATCTTTCTTCACGCAACTTCTTGTGGTTTCAAATGCAATTGGTCTTTCTTGAGATGGGTGTGTGCCCATGGGCACTCAAGGGCGGGTATGGACAGGGCTCAGAAATTGATATTCATTGCAGCTCATTCAAAACTTGAGAGACGGGATTTTTCAAGTGACGAGGATAAGGATGCCGAGCAGTTCACCTTGTCAAACG GAACTATCTCAAGTGGACATTGA
- the LOC108981858 gene encoding uncharacterized protein LOC108981858 isoform X1, whose product MAATNTAPPPVDSAATVAASAAVSSEELTAKAVHKRYEGLVMVRTKAIKGKGAWYWAHLEPMLVHNSDTGLPKAVKLRCSLCDAVFSASNPSRTASEHLKRGTCPNFNSVAKSISSLSPSSVSMASPAPSLQPNNRKRSSSSASAGGGGGSGCSYHVPPLAIVDPSRFELAFSQAMSVTTVLTPSSGNLLPQQPHLMLSGGKEDLGALAMLEDSVKKLKSPKTSPGPTLSKTQIDCTLDFLADWVFESCGSVSFSSLEHPKFRAFLNQVGLPAVSRRDFTGARLDTKYEEAKAESEARIRDAMFFQIASDGWKSKNYGVPVEESLVNLTVNLPNGTSLYRKAAFVSGSVPSKYAEEVLWETITGICGNAVQQCVGIVADKFKAKALRNLETQYHWMVNLSCQFQAFNSLIKDFSRELPLFKTVTGNCFKLANFFNYRSQIRNSFHKYQLQEHGHAGLLRVPLRESESTVNIGSVYTMVEDILNSARTLPLVLLDESYKMVAMEDPIAREAGEMIQDVGFWNELEAVHSLIKLIKDMAQDIEAERPLVGQCLPLWDDLRAKVRDWCSKFHIAEGPVEKVIERRFKKNYHPAWAAAYILDPLYLIKDTSGKYLPPFKRLNSEQEKDVDKLITRLVSREEAHIVLMELMKWRTEGLDPVYARAVQMKARDPVTGKMKIANPQSSRLVWETHLTEFKSLWKVAVRLIFLHATSCGFKCNWSFLRWVCAHGHSRAGMDRAQKLIFIAAHSKLERRDFSSDEDKDAEQFTLSNGEDDVLNEELSQVDIDLLQN is encoded by the exons ATGGCGGCTACGAACACTGCACCACCGCCAGTGGACTCAGCCGCGACCGTCGCCGCCTCCGCCGCAGTGTCAAGCGAAGAGCTGACTGCTAAGGCCGTTCACAAGAGGTACGAAGGGTTGGTGATGGTTCGTACCAAGGCCATTAAGGGGAAAGGGGCGTGGTACTGGGCGCACCTAGAGCCCATGCTGGTTCATAACAGCGATACGGGCCTGCCCAAAGCAGTCAAGCTTAGGTGCTCTCTCTGCGACGCAGTTTTTTCGGCCTCGAACCCGTCCCGCACCGCCTCGGAGCACCTCAAGCGCGGTACTTGCCCCAATTTCAACTCCGTCGCCAAATCCATTTCCTCTCTGTCACCCTCCTCTGTTTCAATGGCTTCGCCGGCTCCGTCTCTGCAACCCAACAATCGTAAGCGTAGCTCGTCTTCTGCTTcagctggtggtggtggtggctcGGGTTGTTCGTACCATGTACCACCGCTGGCAATAGTGGATCCGTCGCGGTTCGAGCTGGCGTTCTCGCAGGCGATGTCGGTGACGACAGTGTTGACGCCGAGCTCGGGGAATTTGCTGCCACAGCAGCCGCATTTGATGCTCTCCGGTGGGAAAGAGGATTTGGGAGCTCTTGCTATGTTGGAGGATAGTGTCAAGAAGCTCAAAAGTCCGAAAACGTCACCTGGACCGACACTCAGTAAGACCCAGATTGATTGCACGCTTGATTTCCTCGCTGATTGGGTCTTCGAGTCTTGCGGGTCGGTCTCTTTCTCGAGCTTGGAACACCCCAAGTTCCGAGCTTTCCTGAATCAAGTTGGGTTGCCGGCGGTGTCTCGGAGAGATTTCACCGGTGCTAGATTGGATACTAAGTATGAGGAAGCCAAGGCTGAGTCTGAAGCGAGGATTAGAGACGCTATGTTTTTTCAGATTGCCTCCGATGGGTGGAAATCCAAGAATTATGGGGTTCCGGTGGAAGAGAGTTTGGTTAACTTGACTGTGAATCTTCCAAATGGAACTAGTTTGTATCGGAAAGCAGCGTTTGTTAGTGGTTCTGTGCCTTCTAAGTACGCAGAGGAGGTTTTGTGGGAGACAATCACGGGCATTTGTGGGAATGCCGTGCAGCAGTGTGTAGGTATAGTTGCAGACAAGTTTAAGGCCAAGGCATTGAGGAATTTGGAGACTCAGTATCATTGGATGGTTAATCTTTCTTGTCAGTTCCAGGCGTTCAATAGTTTGATTAAGGACTTCAGCAGGGAGCTTCCATTGTTCAAGACTGTCACTGGGAATTGTTTCAAGCTAgccaattttttcaattacagGTCTCAGATTCGGAATAGCTTCCATAAATATCAGTTGCAGGAGCATGGACATGCCGGGTTGCTAAGAGTACCGTTGCGCGAGAGTGAGAGTACTGTAAACATTGGATCTGTATATACAATGGTGGAGGATATACTGAATTCTGCTCGAACGCTACCGTTGGTTTTGCTGGATGAATCGTACAAGATGGTAGCAATGGAGGACCCAATTGCGAGAGAAGCCGGGGAGATGATTCAGGATGTGGGGTTCTGGAATGAATTGGAGGCAGTGCACTCGTTGATTAAATTAATCAAGGACATGGCTCAAGATATTGAGGCGGAAAGGCCATTAGTGGGGCAATGCCTCCCACTTTGGGACGACCTTAGAGCAAAAGTGAGGGATTGGTGCTCCAAGTTCCACATCGCTGAAGGACCAGTAGAGAAGGTGATTGAAAGGCGGTTCAAGAAAAACTATCACCCAGCTTGGGCTGCTGCTTATATACTTGATCCTCTTTATCTGATCAAGGACACTAGTGGAAAGTACCTTCCACCATTCAAACGCTTGAATTCTGAGCAGGAAAAGGATGTGGATAAGCTCATAACCCGGCTTGTTTCGAGAGAAGAAGCTCATATTGTGCTTATGGAACTTATGAAATGGAGAACGGAGGGGCTTGATCCAGTCTATGCACGAGCTGTACAGATGAAGGCGAGGGACCCCGTTACTGGAAAGATGAAAATTGCCAACCCCCAGAGCAGTAGGCTTGTGTGGGAAACGCACCTTACTGAATTTAAGTCGCTATGGAAAGTCGCAGTTAGACTTATCTTTCTTCACGCAACTTCTTGTGGTTTCAAATGCAATTGGTCTTTCTTGAGATGGGTGTGTGCCCATGGGCACTCAAGGGCGGGTATGGACAGGGCTCAGAAATTGATATTCATTGCAGCTCATTCAAAACTTGAGAGACGGGATTTTTCAAGTGACGAGGATAAGGATGCCGAGCAGTTCACCTTGTCAAACGGTGAGGATGATGTGCTAAATGAG GAACTATCTCAAGTGGACATTGATTTACTCCAAAACTAA
- the LOC108981858 gene encoding uncharacterized protein LOC108981858 isoform X2, with the protein MAATNTAPPPVDSAATVAASAAVSSEELTAKAVHKRYEGLVMVRTKAIKGKGAWYWAHLEPMLVHNSDTGLPKAVKLRCSLCDAVFSASNPSRTASEHLKRGTCPNFNSVAKSISSLSPSSVSMASPAPSLQPNNRKRSSSSASAGGGGGSGCSYHVPPLAIVDPSRFELAFSQAMSVTTVLTPSSGNLLPQQPHLMLSGGKEDLGALAMLEDSVKKLKSPKTSPGPTLSKTQIDCTLDFLADWVFESCGSVSFSSLEHPKFRAFLNQVGLPAVSRRDFTGARLDTKYEEAKAESEARIRDAMFFQIASDGWKSKNYGVPVEESLVNLTVNLPNGTSLYRKAAFVSGSVPSKYAEEVLWETITGICGNAVQQCVGIVADKFKAKALRNLETQYHWMVNLSCQFQAFNSLIKDFSRELPLFKTVTGNCFKLANFFNYRSQIRNSFHKYQLQEHGHAGLLRVPLRESESTVNIGSVYTMVEDILNSARTLPLVLLDESYKMVAMEDPIAREAGEMIQDVGFWNELEAVHSLIKLIKDMAQDIEAERPLVGQCLPLWDDLRAKVRDWCSKFHIAEGPVEKVIERRFKKNYHPAWAAAYILDPLYLIKDTSGKYLPPFKRLNSEQEKDVDKLITRLVSREEAHIVLMELMKWRTEGLDPVYARAVQMKARDPVTGKMKIANPQSSRLVWETHLTEFKSLWKVAVRLIFLHATSCGFKCNWSFLRWVCAHGHSRAGMDRAQKLIFIAAHSKLERRDFSSDEDKDAEQFTLSNDSTDVWTAGSSLVAMHD; encoded by the exons ATGGCGGCTACGAACACTGCACCACCGCCAGTGGACTCAGCCGCGACCGTCGCCGCCTCCGCCGCAGTGTCAAGCGAAGAGCTGACTGCTAAGGCCGTTCACAAGAGGTACGAAGGGTTGGTGATGGTTCGTACCAAGGCCATTAAGGGGAAAGGGGCGTGGTACTGGGCGCACCTAGAGCCCATGCTGGTTCATAACAGCGATACGGGCCTGCCCAAAGCAGTCAAGCTTAGGTGCTCTCTCTGCGACGCAGTTTTTTCGGCCTCGAACCCGTCCCGCACCGCCTCGGAGCACCTCAAGCGCGGTACTTGCCCCAATTTCAACTCCGTCGCCAAATCCATTTCCTCTCTGTCACCCTCCTCTGTTTCAATGGCTTCGCCGGCTCCGTCTCTGCAACCCAACAATCGTAAGCGTAGCTCGTCTTCTGCTTcagctggtggtggtggtggctcGGGTTGTTCGTACCATGTACCACCGCTGGCAATAGTGGATCCGTCGCGGTTCGAGCTGGCGTTCTCGCAGGCGATGTCGGTGACGACAGTGTTGACGCCGAGCTCGGGGAATTTGCTGCCACAGCAGCCGCATTTGATGCTCTCCGGTGGGAAAGAGGATTTGGGAGCTCTTGCTATGTTGGAGGATAGTGTCAAGAAGCTCAAAAGTCCGAAAACGTCACCTGGACCGACACTCAGTAAGACCCAGATTGATTGCACGCTTGATTTCCTCGCTGATTGGGTCTTCGAGTCTTGCGGGTCGGTCTCTTTCTCGAGCTTGGAACACCCCAAGTTCCGAGCTTTCCTGAATCAAGTTGGGTTGCCGGCGGTGTCTCGGAGAGATTTCACCGGTGCTAGATTGGATACTAAGTATGAGGAAGCCAAGGCTGAGTCTGAAGCGAGGATTAGAGACGCTATGTTTTTTCAGATTGCCTCCGATGGGTGGAAATCCAAGAATTATGGGGTTCCGGTGGAAGAGAGTTTGGTTAACTTGACTGTGAATCTTCCAAATGGAACTAGTTTGTATCGGAAAGCAGCGTTTGTTAGTGGTTCTGTGCCTTCTAAGTACGCAGAGGAGGTTTTGTGGGAGACAATCACGGGCATTTGTGGGAATGCCGTGCAGCAGTGTGTAGGTATAGTTGCAGACAAGTTTAAGGCCAAGGCATTGAGGAATTTGGAGACTCAGTATCATTGGATGGTTAATCTTTCTTGTCAGTTCCAGGCGTTCAATAGTTTGATTAAGGACTTCAGCAGGGAGCTTCCATTGTTCAAGACTGTCACTGGGAATTGTTTCAAGCTAgccaattttttcaattacagGTCTCAGATTCGGAATAGCTTCCATAAATATCAGTTGCAGGAGCATGGACATGCCGGGTTGCTAAGAGTACCGTTGCGCGAGAGTGAGAGTACTGTAAACATTGGATCTGTATATACAATGGTGGAGGATATACTGAATTCTGCTCGAACGCTACCGTTGGTTTTGCTGGATGAATCGTACAAGATGGTAGCAATGGAGGACCCAATTGCGAGAGAAGCCGGGGAGATGATTCAGGATGTGGGGTTCTGGAATGAATTGGAGGCAGTGCACTCGTTGATTAAATTAATCAAGGACATGGCTCAAGATATTGAGGCGGAAAGGCCATTAGTGGGGCAATGCCTCCCACTTTGGGACGACCTTAGAGCAAAAGTGAGGGATTGGTGCTCCAAGTTCCACATCGCTGAAGGACCAGTAGAGAAGGTGATTGAAAGGCGGTTCAAGAAAAACTATCACCCAGCTTGGGCTGCTGCTTATATACTTGATCCTCTTTATCTGATCAAGGACACTAGTGGAAAGTACCTTCCACCATTCAAACGCTTGAATTCTGAGCAGGAAAAGGATGTGGATAAGCTCATAACCCGGCTTGTTTCGAGAGAAGAAGCTCATATTGTGCTTATGGAACTTATGAAATGGAGAACGGAGGGGCTTGATCCAGTCTATGCACGAGCTGTACAGATGAAGGCGAGGGACCCCGTTACTGGAAAGATGAAAATTGCCAACCCCCAGAGCAGTAGGCTTGTGTGGGAAACGCACCTTACTGAATTTAAGTCGCTATGGAAAGTCGCAGTTAGACTTATCTTTCTTCACGCAACTTCTTGTGGTTTCAAATGCAATTGGTCTTTCTTGAGATGGGTGTGTGCCCATGGGCACTCAAGGGCGGGTATGGACAGGGCTCAGAAATTGATATTCATTGCAGCTCATTCAAAACTTGAGAGACGGGATTTTTCAAGTGACGAGGATAAGGATGCCGAGCAGTTCACCTTGTCAAACG ATTCAACGGATGTGTGGACTGCTGGTAGTTCCTTGGTTGCCATGCATGATTAA